The sequence ACAACAACAGCCATTGGGGCCATTCATTCCCGCATTACCGCCGATAACCGGAAGAAAATCGAACTGGCGATCGACGTATTCGAGAAGAATGTGGACACCAAAGCGCTGGATAACCGGCTGGTAACCTTTCATTCGGAAGGAATTACCCCGCATATGTTTCAGTATCAGCTCGTCAAAGCGGCCCGAAGCCAGAAAAAACACATCGTTTTACCAGAAGGAAATGACGACCGAATTCTGAAAGCAGCCGCCCGACTGGTCGCACAAAACATCGTAGACCTGACCATTCTGGGCGATGAGGCCGAAATTTTGGCATCCGCCAAACGGCTGGGCTTAACCCTCGACACCAGTGTTGTGTCTATTATTAACCCGGCCCTATCGGAAAACTACGATTCATACGCGGCTACGTTGTACGAACTACGCAAAGCTAAAAACGTGAACCTCGACATGGCGCGGGATATGATGCTGGATGTATCGTACTTCGGTACGATGATGGTTTACCAGGGACACGCTGATGGCATGGTGTCGGGGGCGGTTCACACGACCCAGCACACCATTCGGCCCGCCCTGCAATTTATCAAGACCAAACCGGGCGTGTCACTGGTATCTTCGGTCTTTTTCATGTGTCTGCCCGACCGCGTATCCGTTTTTGGTGACTGTGCCGTGAATCCAAATCCAACGGCCGCACAACTGGCCGAAATTGCGATATCCTCTGCCGAAAGCAGCGCCCGTTTTGGCATTGAGCCGCGTATTGCCATGCTTTCGTATTCGTCGGGAACGTCGGGGGAAGGCGAAGACGTAGAGAAAGTACGGCAGGCAACCGCCATCGTTCAGGAAAAACGACCGGATTTGAAAATTGAAGGGCCTATTCAATATGATGCAGCCGTAGACCCACTGGTGGGCAGCCAGAAGTTACCGAATTCTGAGGTAGCCGGTCGGGCCAGTGTGTTGATATTTCCTGACTTAAATACGGGCAACAACACCTACAAAGCGGTTCAGCGGGAAACGGGTGCGCTTGCTATTGGCCCCATGCTTCAGGGCCTCAACAAACCCATTAATGACTTGAGCCGGGGCTGCACGGTAGATGATGTGTTCAATACGGTTGTTATCACAGCCATTCAGTGTCAGGATAGTATGTAGTATTTTTAAGTCGATTAACAGGGTTCAGGATTGGAATCAGGAAAACGCGTTAATCTTGCCAGAAAATAGACAAGCATGTACATTTTAGTTATAAACGCCGGCAGTAGCTCCCTAAAATACCAGCTCTTTGATATGCCTTCCGACAAACCACTTTGTTCGGGGCTCATTGAACGAATTGGTACGGATGAGGCATTCATCCGGCATAAAATCCTGACTTCTGTTCCTGCGCAAACCATTGAACGGAAAGCCACAATTGCCGACCATACAGCCGGGCTTCAGCAGATGGTATACCTGTTGTCGGATGCTCAGATTGGCATAATTCATTCGGCCGACGAAATTCAGGCCGTTGGCCATCGGGTCGTTCATGGGGGAGAACGCTTTGCTGGCGCTACACTGATCACACCGGCCGTTAAAGAAGCGATAAAAGCTTTGTTTCCGCTGGCTCCGCTCCACAATCCTGTCAATTACAAGTGCATCGAAATCGCAGAAAAGACATTTCCCAATGCCCGACAAATTGCGATTTTCGACACAGCTTTTCACCAGACGATGCCTGCATACGCTTTCCGCTATGCGATTCCGGAAGAATTGTACGCAGAAGATGGCATCCGGGTTTATGGATTTCATGGCACCAGTCATAAATATGTCAGCGAGAAAGCATCGGCCTGGTTAGGCAAACCTGATGCTAAACTTATCAGCCTGCACTTGGGAAATGGCTGTAGTATTACCGCTGTTCAGGCAGGCAAATCGATCGACACCAGCATGGGATTTAGCCCATTGGCTGGCTTAGTTATGGGAACCCGTTCGGGCGATATTGACCCCGCCATTATTTTCCATTTAGTTTCAAATGGCTACAGCCCTGACGAGGTGAATGATCTGCTCAATAAACAGTCGGGCATGCAGGGGCTTACAGGACTGAATGACATGCGCGATATTCGGAAAGCGCTGGAAGCTGGTAATCGGGCAGCCGCCCTTGCCCTTGATATCTATGCCTACCGAATCCGGAAATACATTGGCGCTTATGCCGCCGTTCTGAATGGTCTGGATGCCTTGCTATTTACGGCAGGCGTCGGTGAAAATGACAGCGCCATGCGTGAACAGGTTTGCAGTTCCCTGGATGTACTGAATATCCATCTTGATTCCTCCAAAAACAGCACTAGTTCGAGTGAGATTCGGGATGTTAGCCGCGCTGGTGCTGCAGTCAAAATTTTAGTCATTCCAACCAACGAAGAGTTGGAAATTGCCATTCAAAGTTTTGAGCTGTTGTTCCCCAGTTAATATAATCCTGTAACATCTGCTGCATAAAAGACCAACCAACGAACAAGGTTTCTGACAACGAACATTTGGCAGGCAGTAAATTTATTGGCTCGGAAATGAAATATGGCTATTGCATATAGTTGGTCAGCAAACTATATGCCGGGTTTTGGCTGATAATTTCTACCCTTCAACTAGACAATTCATTTCATATAGGTATTCGACCATTTGGTTAGCCATTTGCTGCTTTTTGAGATAAATAGCGATTATCAAAATTGTGTGGCATCAGAATTGTTTTCATTCCGTCAAACTATCAGTACCAGAACGTTCTAAGTGCTAATACCGATTGGATTTTTTCCGATTTAGTCCCTGATTATCAGCAAAATACCTTTTTCACTTTCTTCATTTAGGGGTAACAATCATCGCTTTTGAATACGTAAAGCAATTTGTGAGTATAACAACTCATTAACCATATGATCTACAGCTACCCCTGAAGAAGATTAGCGGTTATAAAGTATTTACTGATTTATTGTCGTCACCTGATCGATTTCGATTTGGAGCAAGAGGGTTCTAGCTTAACTGTGCATCTATCAACTAGTTACAAGAAAAATGATAAACAACTTATCCAGAAGTCTGCTTCTACAGATCTGTTTGTTATTAAGTGGCTACTCGCAAGCCCAACAACCCATCAGCAATCAGCCAGCTACGTCAATCGCTACAGATTGGGCCGATATGACCGTGCGGATCATGACAAAAGCACCTAAAAACACACCAACGTACGGGTCCAGAGCCATTGGCTATCTGGGCCTGACCATGTACGAAACAGTGGTCTATTCCTCTCCGAAGCATCGCTCAGTGATGCGAAAATTGGCTGACACGCTTACGTTACCAAAACCCGATCTTCAGAAAGCCTACTGCTGGGAACTCGCCCTCAATGCCGGGCAAGCTTATATGCTAAAAGCCTTTTATGCCTATACGAATAGAACGCTATCGATTGACTCGCTGGAAGAAGCTATCCGCCATCGCTATGCAGCAAGCCTTACACCAGAGGTAGTTGATCGATCGGAACAATTTGGCAAAGCCATCGCCACAAAGATTTACGAATGGTCGAAGAGCGATGGGGGACATGAAGGATACCTTTACAATTTCCCTAAAGATTACGAACGCGCCCAGGGTCCAGGCCTGTGGGTACCCCCTGTAATTGGCCAGTCAAATACCAAAATTCCAATGCACCCTACCTGGGGTAAGAATCGACCGTTTTCTTTCCGCAATGCCCAACTGCCATTGCCTAAACCACTGGTCTATTCGACTGATACGACGAGTAAGTATTTTCGGCAATACAAAGAAGTATTTGATCGACATAAGTCGCTTACGGATTCAGACCGAGCTATTGTGATGTGGTGGGGCGATGACCCAATTGAGACTTGCTCTCCTCCTGGTCACTCGTACAATCTGGCTACGATTGCGATTCGCAACAGTGATGCCGGTCTGGTAAAAGCCGCCGAAACCTATGCACGAGTGGGAATGGCCGTTGCTGATGCGTTTATCTGCTGCTGGAAAGCTAAATTTACCTTTATGGTAGAACGTCCTTCTTCCTTTATTAAAGCCCGGATTTCTACCACTACGAACAAGCGGTATTCGTGGTTACCTTTTTTTCTGGAACCCCCTTTTCCTTCCTTTTATTCGGGCCATGCGGTACAATCGGCTGCCACAGCCACGGTTCTGACCGAATTGTATGGTCCTGGTTTTTCATTTACTGATAATACACATTCTCACCGCCCCCAACTGACGTATTATATTCAGGGGCCGTTGCCCGATAATCCAAATCCTACCAATAATATCTATCTACTTCCAAACTTTTCCACGCATACATTAAAGTTTGAAGCCCGCCACTACACTTCGTTTTGGGCGGCTGCTCAGGAGTGTGCCGATTCGCGATTGTTAGGTGGTATCCATACCCGATACGATAATGAAGTTGGCTTGGCTGAAGGTGCTAAAATAGGCCATAATATTAACGCGCTCCGCTGGCACTAGGCTGGTAGATTTGTGGATGGTCGAATGTGATAACTGCCAATGCCAGGCGCATATGCATTTACCCAAATTTAAACTGGTATAATTACTGCTATAGCTTGTCCGACCCACTCATTGCGCATTCAGTTGCTATTTTACGGATCTAGGTCTTTCTTAGATCCGTTTGTTTTATCACAACGTTACTTTTTACTTTAAGCCGCCTTGAACTCCAAATAGAGCTTTGAAAACTCAAGGCCAGCCCCTGCGATTATTGCAAAAGAATGAGCAAATAAACCGGATTAAAACCACCAAGCGAACGACGTATAAGTAGCTCCGTTACACAACAAGTTGTGAATTAACATAGGCAACTCTCTCAACTTTATGCTGAATCTATACGCACGTTGAAGAACAGTATTACAGAAGTTAAGCCTTCCATAATACCCAAAATCGGAAAAGGTATTTATCTATAAAAGGGTACATTTTCCATTTCAATCTACTGCATACTGTCAATGCAACGATTCTTTATAGACATAGTAGTCTATTAAATAATAAATAAAAATTAATTTTAAATAAACATTTATTCACCCATTTTGATAAATCACTTGTAGTACTATGTGAATAAGAGCCGTAATTATTGTACTATATGAATAATTTCAAAATCTCTACAAATTGGATACTTATCCATTGGAAAAAATTAACTCGAATGTTTTTTTTGATGAGTCTAGTATGTTGCTATGCAAACGTTCAGGCCAATGAATTGGAGCAAAAGTTGACAATTTCCGGCAATAACATCAATATTCAGAAGGTATTTCAAACAATTAAACGAAAGACTGGCCTGACAATCTTTTACAGTAATGAGCTACTAAATGATAAAGCAAAAGTGAATATCGATTTTAAGAATCAGACGGTCAGCAAGGTTCTTGACTATATTTTGCATGATAAGAATATTGGCTATAAAGTAACGAGCAGTAATGTTATCACCCTAACAAAACTGCCTGAAAAAAAACGCGAAGAAACACAAGTTATTATTCTGCAAGTGAATGAGATATTGATAACAGGTTCTGTTTCTGATTCAAAAGGGGAAGCACTTATTGGGGTAAGCATCGTGATTAGGGGTACAACTAAAGGTACAATCACTGATAAGGATGGCAAGTTTAGTATTTCCGTAAATAGTTCCAGCAATATACTCACTTTTTCCTTTGTAGGCTTTAAGTCATTGGATGTACCCGTCGATTCCAGAACAACAATAAATGTTGTTCTGGAATCAAGTCTAAACGTTTTGGATGAAGCGGTTGTAGTAGGCTATGGTACTCAGAAAAAAAGTGATATTTCAGGAGCAATTTCATCCATTAAGGGTAATGATTTAACTAGTACGCCCTCGAATACCCTAATTCAGTCTATGCAAGGCAGGGCCAGTGGTGTTGACATTCGTGCTGCTTCCAATGCACCGGGTGGGGGCATGAGAATTAGAATAAGAGGCACAAACTCAATTAATGCTTCGAGTCAGCCCCTGTATGTTATAGATGGTTTTCCTATTGACAATATTAGTACATCACCTGATGCGGCTGGTAGTACGGCACAGCCAGCCGATCCATTATCATCGATAAGCCCTAGTTCAATTGCCTCCGTCGAAATCCTTAAAGATGCTTCGGCAACGGCTATTTATGGTGCCAGGGGGGCCAATGGTGTAGTTATTATTACAACAAAAAGAGGAACCGAAGGTAAACCAACTGTAGAATTCGACTATAGTTTAAAAATTGCCAGAGTAAGAAAGAAGCTTGATTTGGCCAATGCAGAGGAATTGGCAATACTAACTAATGAATGGGCAACCAATACAAATGTGCCACTGATCTATGATGGCATTAACAAACCACTACCTATTAAACTTGGGGAAGGCACTGACTGGCAGGATCAAATTTTTAGAACTGCCCAAACTAACACCTATAATTTATCAGTATCGGGAGGAACTCCTACTACCAAATATTTGATTTCGGGTAACTATCTGAATGAGGATGGAATCATTATAGAATCCAACTTCAAACGAGGGGGATTAAAATTTAACCTGGATCAAAATTTTGGCAAAAGAATTAGAGCCGGAATAAGCTTAAACCTCAATCGATCCATCAATCATGCGATTCCGAGTGATGGTAGTGGCTTTCAGAATGATTCTCCTTTGTGGAATGCGTTGGCTACAACACCTGTTATACCTGTTGTCGATGAGGCCGGGAATTATGTACATAATCACATTGAAACCTTTAAAATTTTAGAAAACCCGGTTTCAATTGCAAAGACCAGAACCGACATTACGACTATTAATAGAACCCTGGGAACAGCATTTGTAGATTTTGATATCTTGAAAAATTTGGTTTTCAGGGTAAAATTCGGTACCGATCTAATAAATTCAAAAAGAAATACTTACGTTCCTAATACCGCTCAAACACAGGCCCTTCCTAATTTGGGAATTGCATCGATAGGTGCTCTACAAAGCCTAAATGCACTGGCTGAATACACGCTTACCTATTCAGGCTCTATTGGTGATAATAATAGGATTACAGCAATGGGGGGATATACTTATCAGGAAAGAAAAACAGAAAATTCACTAACTACCGTCCAGGACTTCTTTACCAACACGTTATCATATAACAACTTAGGGATCGGGGCAAATATAAGGCCATCCAGTAGCAGTGCGGTTGAAACAGGGCTCTTATCGTATATAGGTAGGCTAACTTTTATTAATCGCGACAAGTATATTTTTACAGGAACTATCCGGAGAGACGGCTCTTCAAAGTTTGCAATTAACAATAAATGGGGGGTCTTTCCATCAGCTGCTTTAGCCTGGCGCATTAATAAAGAGCCATTTATGGCCAACATCTCAGCTATCAATGACCTGAAGTTACGATCAAGCTATGGGTTCACAGGGAATGAAAGTATTGGTGCATATTCTTCACTAGCTTTATATAACACGTCCAAACCTATTATTGGTGGGATTCCAGTAGTAGGATTAGCTCCTAATAGGATTCCTAACCCAAATTTGAAATGGGAAAAAACTTCGCAGTTTAATGTTGGCCTCGACCTGGAAGCCTTTAACGGTAAGGTTACTTTTACCGCAGAGTATTATTACAAAAAAACGGCAGATCTTCTACTAAATGTTTCGATACCTAATCAGTCAGGGTATGGATCTTCCGTACAAAACATCGGGGTAATCGCCAATAAAGGTTTTGAATTCAGTTTAGGATTGAATAATCAATTTAGAAGTGTTAAATGGACATCTAACGTCAATATTTCACTTAATCGGAATAAAGTACTGGTCCTGGCGACGGGACCTAATAAACTCATTTTCGATATTGGACAAGGCGAATCGGCGGGCTTTTCTATTGCCGAAATTGGCAAACCATTGGGCATGTTTTATGGATACCGTTTTGATGGAATATGGCAAACAAAGGAAGAAATAATAGCCGCCGGATATAAAGTGGGCGGACTTTTCAATCCAGGTATGGTACGGTATAAAGATTTGAACGGTGATGGTTTCAAACAAAATACCGACGACAGAGAAGTTATTGGCAACCCTAATCCCAAATTCATTTTTGGTTTCTCGAATTCACTCGCCTATAAAAATTGGAATTTGCTGATCTTCATAAATGGTAGCTATGGCAATGAAATCGCTAATTTAAATAGAATGGGGTTATTAGCACAACCTCAAAAACACAATGTATTGCAGGAATATTTTGATCAACGATGGAAAGGACCTGGAACAAGTAACACTATTGAAGCTCCAATTTCTCACGGAGCAGAATGGAAGAACTTTAGCGACCGAGACGTTTTAGATGGCTCTTATTTACGATTCAAAACCTTGAGTTTATCTTATGATTTTTCAAAAAACAATTTTGGGTTTGAATGGCTCAAACGTTCGCAAATCTATATCGCTATTGATAATTTGTTTACAATAACCAAGTATTCAGGGTTTGATCCTGAAGTAGATCTCTATTCGTCAAGTAATGTCCAGCTTGGTGTAGACAATGGGGCCTACCCCTCATCGAAAAGCATAAGAATTGGAATAAAATTAGGATTTTAATCACAGAAATATCATGAAACTGCAAAGTGCCAAACGCTTTTTGTCGCTAATTAATATAATTTTACTTACAGGTTGCGAGCATATATTGATTGAAAACCCGTCAAGCAATATAAGTAGTGTTAATTTTTACAAAAATGAAGCTGACGCTTTATCTGGATTGTACGGCGCATATTCGCAATTGTATAACATATACAATAATTCGTATATAGAATACGGTGAATTAAATGCCGATAACCTTAAAGGCTCTTACGTAAATACAGGCAACATTTTTGATATGTTTTCTATTAGTAATGAATCAACTGCTTCATTCTGGCAAAATTCTTTTAGTGGCGTAAATTTAGCCAACGAAGTTATTTATTACACAGATAGAATTAAAGCTCCTGCAGATAAAAAAGCGATTATAATTGCTGAAGCACGAGCATTGCGGGCAATTTATTATTTTAATCTTGTTCGCGCCATGGGAGGAGTCCCAATATACAAGACACCCACCTTAGGATTCGAAAATATTAATAATCCAAGGTCAACGCAAGAAGAGGTGTATACGCTAATAGTGGAAGATTTAAAAAATGCCGAGAATGTGCTACCACGATCAAGTATAGCCGGGCGGATTAATTCCAATATTGCAACGGCGCTTTTAGCAAGAATT comes from Spirosoma aureum and encodes:
- a CDS encoding SusC/RagA family TonB-linked outer membrane protein, with protein sequence MNNFKISTNWILIHWKKLTRMFFLMSLVCCYANVQANELEQKLTISGNNINIQKVFQTIKRKTGLTIFYSNELLNDKAKVNIDFKNQTVSKVLDYILHDKNIGYKVTSSNVITLTKLPEKKREETQVIILQVNEILITGSVSDSKGEALIGVSIVIRGTTKGTITDKDGKFSISVNSSSNILTFSFVGFKSLDVPVDSRTTINVVLESSLNVLDEAVVVGYGTQKKSDISGAISSIKGNDLTSTPSNTLIQSMQGRASGVDIRAASNAPGGGMRIRIRGTNSINASSQPLYVIDGFPIDNISTSPDAAGSTAQPADPLSSISPSSIASVEILKDASATAIYGARGANGVVIITTKRGTEGKPTVEFDYSLKIARVRKKLDLANAEELAILTNEWATNTNVPLIYDGINKPLPIKLGEGTDWQDQIFRTAQTNTYNLSVSGGTPTTKYLISGNYLNEDGIIIESNFKRGGLKFNLDQNFGKRIRAGISLNLNRSINHAIPSDGSGFQNDSPLWNALATTPVIPVVDEAGNYVHNHIETFKILENPVSIAKTRTDITTINRTLGTAFVDFDILKNLVFRVKFGTDLINSKRNTYVPNTAQTQALPNLGIASIGALQSLNALAEYTLTYSGSIGDNNRITAMGGYTYQERKTENSLTTVQDFFTNTLSYNNLGIGANIRPSSSSAVETGLLSYIGRLTFINRDKYIFTGTIRRDGSSKFAINNKWGVFPSAALAWRINKEPFMANISAINDLKLRSSYGFTGNESIGAYSSLALYNTSKPIIGGIPVVGLAPNRIPNPNLKWEKTSQFNVGLDLEAFNGKVTFTAEYYYKKTADLLLNVSIPNQSGYGSSVQNIGVIANKGFEFSLGLNNQFRSVKWTSNVNISLNRNKVLVLATGPNKLIFDIGQGESAGFSIAEIGKPLGMFYGYRFDGIWQTKEEIIAAGYKVGGLFNPGMVRYKDLNGDGFKQNTDDREVIGNPNPKFIFGFSNSLAYKNWNLLIFINGSYGNEIANLNRMGLLAQPQKHNVLQEYFDQRWKGPGTSNTIEAPISHGAEWKNFSDRDVLDGSYLRFKTLSLSYDFSKNNFGFEWLKRSQIYIAIDNLFTITKYSGFDPEVDLYSSSNVQLGVDNGAYPSSKSIRIGIKLGF
- the pta gene encoding phosphate acetyltransferase, producing the protein MTKSIFIASVEPYTGKSLLALGLVNSLLGKTQKVGYFKPIITQQTPGQKEIHIEAILDYFALPISYEDTYAFTQQEALQHMESEGRGEMLNTIISKYKKLEESCDFTVIEGSDFLGEGIAFEFESNAAIAKNLGAPVLIIITGESKSTAQIISSALSALQGFESREVQVLGLVANRVKPEQVEDVRELLRMQLPTDMMLTVIPWEKQLQSPTMKEIRDALGARVLVGESLLTNQVDNFVTGAMMLPNFLNYIKENVLIVTPGDRGDIIIGALQANLSANYPKVAGIVLTAGTEPDEPITRLIAGLQTVIPILAVQQGTFGTTTAIGAIHSRITADNRKKIELAIDVFEKNVDTKALDNRLVTFHSEGITPHMFQYQLVKAARSQKKHIVLPEGNDDRILKAAARLVAQNIVDLTILGDEAEILASAKRLGLTLDTSVVSIINPALSENYDSYAATLYELRKAKNVNLDMARDMMLDVSYFGTMMVYQGHADGMVSGAVHTTQHTIRPALQFIKTKPGVSLVSSVFFMCLPDRVSVFGDCAVNPNPTAAQLAEIAISSAESSARFGIEPRIAMLSYSSGTSGEGEDVEKVRQATAIVQEKRPDLKIEGPIQYDAAVDPLVGSQKLPNSEVAGRASVLIFPDLNTGNNTYKAVQRETGALAIGPMLQGLNKPINDLSRGCTVDDVFNTVVITAIQCQDSM
- a CDS encoding vanadium-dependent haloperoxidase, with product MINNLSRSLLLQICLLLSGYSQAQQPISNQPATSIATDWADMTVRIMTKAPKNTPTYGSRAIGYLGLTMYETVVYSSPKHRSVMRKLADTLTLPKPDLQKAYCWELALNAGQAYMLKAFYAYTNRTLSIDSLEEAIRHRYAASLTPEVVDRSEQFGKAIATKIYEWSKSDGGHEGYLYNFPKDYERAQGPGLWVPPVIGQSNTKIPMHPTWGKNRPFSFRNAQLPLPKPLVYSTDTTSKYFRQYKEVFDRHKSLTDSDRAIVMWWGDDPIETCSPPGHSYNLATIAIRNSDAGLVKAAETYARVGMAVADAFICCWKAKFTFMVERPSSFIKARISTTTNKRYSWLPFFLEPPFPSFYSGHAVQSAATATVLTELYGPGFSFTDNTHSHRPQLTYYIQGPLPDNPNPTNNIYLLPNFSTHTLKFEARHYTSFWAAAQECADSRLLGGIHTRYDNEVGLAEGAKIGHNINALRWH
- a CDS encoding acetate/propionate family kinase; protein product: MYILVINAGSSSLKYQLFDMPSDKPLCSGLIERIGTDEAFIRHKILTSVPAQTIERKATIADHTAGLQQMVYLLSDAQIGIIHSADEIQAVGHRVVHGGERFAGATLITPAVKEAIKALFPLAPLHNPVNYKCIEIAEKTFPNARQIAIFDTAFHQTMPAYAFRYAIPEELYAEDGIRVYGFHGTSHKYVSEKASAWLGKPDAKLISLHLGNGCSITAVQAGKSIDTSMGFSPLAGLVMGTRSGDIDPAIIFHLVSNGYSPDEVNDLLNKQSGMQGLTGLNDMRDIRKALEAGNRAAALALDIYAYRIRKYIGAYAAVLNGLDALLFTAGVGENDSAMREQVCSSLDVLNIHLDSSKNSTSSSEIRDVSRAGAAVKILVIPTNEELEIAIQSFELLFPS